Proteins encoded together in one Nostoc sp. PCC 7524 window:
- a CDS encoding glycosyltransferase — protein sequence MNVNSSQTLLTVPTGPLQISDLRPTNNVYFSLVIPTYKERDNIQNVVKILSQTLDEFIPGDYELIVVDDDSPDLTWEVAQSLTQEYPQLRVMRRQQERGLSSAVIRGWQVANGSVLGVIDGDLQHPPEILTQLLSQIAQGADLAVASRHVDGGGVSSWSVVRRFLSRGAQVLGLMILPGVLGRVSDPMSGYFMVRRNSIVGALLNPVGYKILLEVIGRGNVQSIAEVGYVFCERQEGESKVTWKQYVEYIHHLIRLRLSTGRLGRWSQNSSFPIGRFLRFGLVGLSGVFVDMAVLYLLSDPSTLALPLTRSKIIAGEIAIFNNFLWNDAWTFADVSMRQQEWHQRLKRFVKFNIICLAGLVLNVLVLNLVFNFLIPNRYIANLIAIAVATIWNFWVNLKLSWRVTDVK from the coding sequence ATGAACGTCAACTCATCTCAGACACTATTAACAGTTCCCACTGGCCCGCTACAGATTTCCGACTTACGGCCTACCAATAATGTCTATTTTTCTTTGGTAATTCCAACCTATAAAGAACGGGATAATATCCAAAATGTTGTCAAGATATTAAGTCAAACACTGGATGAATTTATTCCAGGAGACTATGAGTTGATTGTGGTGGATGATGATAGTCCTGACTTGACTTGGGAAGTAGCACAATCTCTGACGCAGGAATATCCACAGTTACGAGTGATGCGACGACAACAAGAACGGGGACTGTCTTCAGCCGTAATTCGTGGCTGGCAGGTTGCCAATGGCAGTGTTTTAGGGGTAATTGATGGAGATTTACAACATCCACCAGAAATATTGACACAATTGCTCTCTCAAATTGCCCAAGGCGCAGATTTGGCAGTAGCTAGCCGTCATGTGGATGGTGGTGGTGTTAGTAGTTGGAGTGTGGTGAGACGGTTCTTATCTCGTGGCGCTCAGGTATTGGGATTGATGATATTACCGGGAGTTTTGGGAAGAGTTTCTGACCCCATGAGTGGTTATTTTATGGTGCGACGCAACAGCATCGTGGGGGCATTACTCAATCCTGTAGGTTACAAAATTCTCTTAGAGGTGATTGGACGGGGTAATGTCCAAAGTATTGCCGAAGTAGGTTATGTATTCTGCGAACGCCAAGAAGGTGAAAGTAAAGTTACTTGGAAGCAATATGTAGAATACATACATCATTTAATCAGGTTGCGCCTATCTACAGGTCGCTTGGGGCGCTGGAGTCAGAATTCTAGCTTCCCTATTGGTCGATTCCTGCGCTTTGGCTTGGTGGGACTAAGCGGGGTATTTGTCGATATGGCAGTGCTGTATTTACTTAGTGATCCATCTACTCTAGCTTTGCCTCTGACCCGTAGTAAAATCATTGCCGGGGAAATTGCCATTTTCAATAACTTCTTGTGGAATGATGCTTGGACATTTGCAGATGTCTCCATGAGACAGCAAGAATGGCATCAACGCTTGAAGCGATTTGTAAAATTCAACATTATTTGCTTGGCTGGGTTGGTATTGAACGTGCTGGTGTTGAATTTGGTGTTTAATTTCCTGATTCCTAACCGCTATATTGCCAACCTAATTGCGATCGCAGTGGCTACCATCTGGAATTTTTGGGTGAACTTAAAACTCAGCTGGCGAGTTACAGACGTAAAATAG